GCGCTATCCAGCTATCGGATCGGCTTGTAAATGAACTTATGGAAAGCGATATTATTGTAATAGGTGCGCCGATGTATAATTTTGGGATTCCGGCCTGTTTGAAAGCGTATTTTGATTTAATAGCGAGGGCGGGGAAAACGTTTCGATATACCGAACAAGGCTATCCTATCGGATTATTGAAAAATAAAAAGGCGATAGTTGTTATTGCTACAGGAGGGGTTCCAATAGGTAGTCCTATGGATTTTTCCAAAAACTATATTGCCGCTTTCTTGGGTTTTCTGGGCATAGAGGATATTGAATTTATCGCACTGGACGAGAACCGGTTCAAACTTGAGGAAAAAGAGAAAAAAGCCGACGAGAAGTTGGCCATGATATTGAATTAAACGACATAAGAAGCGCATACGATGAAAGAATTCACATTGATCTTTAGGATGAATGACGCATCACGGGTGAAACCCTCTCCCGAGCAGATGCAGGAAAGGATGAATTGGTTGGCGGGCATAGCTTCACAAAATAAACTCGTTGACAAGGGCAATTCGCTATTGCCGGACACCAAGAGTGCCAAAACTGTCATGTCCGAAGATCTTGTTACTGATGGACCTTACACGGAAATAAAAGAGTTCATCGTTGGTTATGTCATAATAAGGGCCGAAGATATTAATGAAGCCGTTGAGATAGCCAAAGCCAATCCTATTTTTAAGATTGGAGGAAATATTGAAGTCCGGGAAGTCCTAAAGCGGGATTAGTGTCGAAGCGGGATACATCACATAAAGAACTCTTGCCGTATCTGTTTCGGCAAGAATATAGCAAAATGACGGCCGTGTTATGCCGTCATTTTGGGTTAAAACATATTGAAATCGCCGAAGACATCGCCAGTGACACGTTTTTAAAGGCATCCGAACATTGGGCCATCAATGGAATCCCTGACAACCCGACAGCTTGGCTATACACTGTCGCAAAAAATAAGACCAAGGATTATTTGAAGCATACCTCTGTCTTTGATACCAAAGTCCGTCCACTCTTGGATTCCGATGACGATGCGTTGCCGATTGATTTTGAAATTAACCCCGAAATCATATCCGATAGTCAGCTAGCGATGATTTTCGCCACTTGCGATCCAAATAACTCCGTCGAATCCCAAATTTGTTTAACGTTGCAGGTTTTATGCGGGTTTAGCGTAGAAGAAATCGCCAACGCTTTTTTGCTCAAAAAAGAAACAATCAAGAAACGTCTACACCGGGCACGGCTTAATCTCAGAAACAGTGATTTCCAAATCAAAACCCTTTGTGAGAAAGACATTCGTTCAAGGATGGTAGTCGTATTGCGCAGTATCTATTTGCTGTTCAATGAAGGTTATTTTTCCAAAACCAACAATCGGCTTGTTCGAAAAAACCTTTGTGCGGAAGCCCTTAGATTAGCCTTGGTTCTAACCGAAAACGAGCTGACCAACACACCTCAGACCAATGCCCTAATGGCCTTAATGTGTTACCAAAGTT
This Fulvitalea axinellae DNA region includes the following protein-coding sequences:
- a CDS encoding FMN-dependent NADH-azoreductase gives rise to the protein MMKLLKINSSGRRGMSISRQKVDEIVSKLLVKYPSADVRVRDTAYDNLPFLSDHFIEAIFRNDDLSEEQRGAIQLSDRLVNELMESDIIVIGAPMYNFGIPACLKAYFDLIARAGKTFRYTEQGYPIGLLKNKKAIVVIATGGVPIGSPMDFSKNYIAAFLGFLGIEDIEFIALDENRFKLEEKEKKADEKLAMILN
- a CDS encoding YciI family protein, with amino-acid sequence MKEFTLIFRMNDASRVKPSPEQMQERMNWLAGIASQNKLVDKGNSLLPDTKSAKTVMSEDLVTDGPYTEIKEFIVGYVIIRAEDINEAVEIAKANPIFKIGGNIEVREVLKRD
- a CDS encoding RNA polymerase sigma factor — its product is MTAVLCRHFGLKHIEIAEDIASDTFLKASEHWAINGIPDNPTAWLYTVAKNKTKDYLKHTSVFDTKVRPLLDSDDDALPIDFEINPEIISDSQLAMIFATCDPNNSVESQICLTLQVLCGFSVEEIANAFLLKKETIKKRLHRARLNLRNSDFQIKTLCEKDIRSRMVVVLRSIYLLFNEGYFSKTNNRLVRKNLCAEALRLALVLTENELTNTPQTNALMALMCYQSSRLETRTDTQGEAILFEEQNRDLWDQELIEKGNYYLVEACTGNERSKYHLEAGIAYWHTTPTDENKWRHILHLYNQLILIEYSPVTALNRIFALSKVYGKTKAVLEVEKLKLTDIGYYHELLGYLYSEDNPAKAIHHYQKAIGLTKSKIEQHTLKKEINRLSEKNR